The Verrucomicrobiota bacterium genome includes a region encoding these proteins:
- a CDS encoding amidophosphoribosyltransferase — MQLYPKHYCGVFGIYGHPNAAELTYYGLYALQHRGQESAGIVTSDGKQFREFRGMGLVSQVFDGDILHRLVGNMAVGHTRYSTMGSSHLRNAQPLTGNCRRGQIAIAHNGNLTNAVKVREELEAKGSMFQTTVDSEIILNLLAQPTIGGHENNLVETVRRIEGAYSLVIMTEQELIGVRDPHGFRPLSIGQVDGAWVLASETCAFDLIHARFVRDVEPGEIVIIDKNGLRSIQAFPEHERRAFCIFEYVYFARPDSTIANRNVYKVRVEMGRQLARENPIQADVVIPVPDSGNCAALGYSEESKIPFEMAFVRNHYVGRSFLQPSQLIRDFDVRVKLNLITELVKGKRVIVVDDSIVRGTTCKTRVNNLKEAGAKEVHVLVSCPPHMNPCVYGIDFPDRSKLMAANYSLEEIRRYLNADSLAYLSKEGMIKATGLPKEAFCMACYDGNYPVPYDAMLDKHIMERRGARVEGLGEALTKEELQIKLL; from the coding sequence ATGCAGCTTTACCCAAAACATTATTGCGGTGTCTTCGGCATTTACGGTCATCCGAATGCGGCGGAACTGACCTACTACGGTCTGTATGCACTGCAACATCGCGGACAGGAGAGTGCGGGCATTGTCACGTCTGACGGTAAACAGTTTCGCGAGTTTCGTGGAATGGGATTGGTGTCGCAGGTTTTCGATGGCGACATTCTGCACCGGCTTGTCGGCAACATGGCGGTGGGGCACACGCGTTATTCCACCATGGGTTCTTCCCACTTGCGCAACGCGCAACCGCTGACGGGCAATTGCCGGCGCGGACAAATCGCCATCGCGCACAACGGAAATCTCACCAACGCCGTCAAGGTGCGCGAGGAACTGGAGGCTAAAGGTTCGATGTTCCAGACTACTGTCGATAGCGAAATCATTTTGAATCTCCTGGCGCAACCTACCATCGGCGGGCACGAGAACAATCTGGTTGAAACCGTCCGCCGGATTGAAGGTGCTTACTCGCTGGTCATCATGACAGAGCAGGAGTTGATCGGGGTGCGCGATCCGCATGGTTTTCGGCCGCTCTCCATCGGCCAGGTGGATGGCGCGTGGGTGCTGGCCAGCGAGACCTGCGCGTTCGATTTGATCCACGCCAGATTCGTCCGCGATGTCGAGCCCGGCGAGATCGTCATCATCGACAAGAATGGGCTGCGCAGCATCCAGGCGTTTCCGGAGCACGAACGGCGCGCCTTCTGTATTTTTGAATACGTTTATTTTGCGCGGCCTGACAGCACGATCGCCAATCGCAACGTGTATAAAGTCCGCGTGGAAATGGGGCGGCAGCTCGCGCGCGAAAATCCCATCCAGGCCGACGTCGTCATTCCGGTGCCGGACAGCGGGAACTGCGCGGCGCTCGGTTATTCCGAGGAGAGCAAGATTCCGTTCGAGATGGCGTTCGTGCGCAATCACTACGTGGGGCGAAGTTTTCTCCAGCCTTCGCAATTGATTCGCGATTTTGATGTGCGCGTGAAGCTTAACCTCATCACCGAACTCGTGAAAGGGAAGCGCGTGATCGTGGTGGATGATTCCATTGTGCGGGGCACGACATGCAAGACGCGGGTGAACAATCTCAAGGAAGCCGGGGCCAAAGAGGTCCACGTGCTGGTGAGTTGTCCGCCGCACATGAACCCGTGCGTTTATGGAATTGATTTTCCGGATCGCAGCAAGCTCATGGCCGCAAATTATTCGCTGGAGGAAATCCGGCGCTATCTCAACGCGGATTCGCTCGCCTATTTGTCGAAAGAGGGGATGATCAAGGCGACAGGTTTGCCGAAGGAGGCGTTTTGCATGGCCTGTTACGATGGCAATTATCCCGTGCCGTACGATGCGATGCTGGACAAACACATCATGGAACGTCGCGGCGCGCGGGTTGAGGGTTTGGGCGAGGCGCTCACGAAAGAAGAGTTGCAGATCAAATTGCTGTAA
- a CDS encoding amino acid permease, with product MEINTIGRPRNVGWARAAALLYGDWGTSKAYVIGLALASIGFAALPHLLAVCLLTALVGVNYIWVCRCFSTGGGVYTAAGMHSRRLAMIGGLLLLADFIVTASLSCLDAFHYLGFDQADAKKWAITAIFLIGAMNFFGPKHTGGIAVWLAIPVVVTVTILIGAGLPHLKDFHAQAPTGGLWHNWVAFVGTILALSGVEAAASNTGVMKLDPHTTPDRPSVRVTSRRAITAVMLEVVIATAALAVLAMCLPLAADHLHEHREDMLRYMGEVFVAPWFGTVVGWVFALLLLSAVNTVIGGMVALLYVMARDGELPDTFVELNRFGVPWVPVIVATVLPVIVLDVGDSVESLANLYAIGVVGAIALNIGSCAFARALPLERHERLIMKATMLILAAIWLTIAFSKLHALIFVLVVLAAGLALREVTARYHRARVPATVQPVLATANPVANSEEPFLGRTLLVAARGWTPAVQFALDEARARSAHLLVLYCRELALPIDTGGTWENDPDARALFTRLEAETRGINVHKLYSVSDSPADTIIDIAATFGADTVVLGGSKRATLVHLLKGNVVARVAANLPEPMRLIVVG from the coding sequence ATGGAAATCAATACCATAGGCCGGCCGCGAAACGTAGGCTGGGCGCGCGCCGCTGCTCTGCTCTACGGCGATTGGGGCACGAGCAAGGCTTATGTCATCGGCCTGGCGCTGGCGTCGATCGGGTTTGCCGCATTGCCGCATTTGCTGGCGGTCTGTTTGCTCACGGCCTTGGTGGGGGTCAATTACATCTGGGTCTGCCGATGCTTTTCCACTGGCGGCGGAGTTTATACGGCCGCCGGCATGCATTCGCGCCGCCTGGCGATGATCGGCGGACTGTTGTTGCTGGCGGATTTCATCGTCACGGCCTCGTTGAGCTGTCTGGACGCGTTTCATTATCTGGGCTTCGACCAGGCCGATGCCAAGAAATGGGCGATCACGGCGATCTTTCTCATCGGAGCGATGAACTTTTTCGGGCCGAAGCACACGGGCGGCATCGCCGTCTGGTTGGCGATTCCGGTGGTGGTCACGGTGACGATCTTGATTGGCGCGGGCCTGCCGCATCTCAAGGATTTCCACGCGCAGGCGCCGACCGGTGGCCTTTGGCACAACTGGGTGGCCTTTGTGGGAACAATCCTCGCGTTGTCGGGTGTCGAGGCTGCCGCGAGCAACACCGGCGTGATGAAGTTGGACCCACACACGACGCCTGATCGTCCATCCGTGCGGGTGACGTCGCGCCGGGCTATCACTGCGGTCATGCTCGAAGTGGTGATCGCGACCGCAGCGTTGGCCGTGCTGGCCATGTGCCTGCCGCTGGCGGCCGACCACTTACACGAGCACCGGGAGGACATGCTCCGCTACATGGGTGAAGTCTTCGTCGCGCCGTGGTTTGGCACCGTGGTAGGCTGGGTGTTTGCCCTGCTCCTGCTTTCCGCAGTCAACACCGTCATCGGGGGCATGGTGGCTTTGCTCTACGTGATGGCACGGGACGGCGAACTGCCGGACACCTTCGTGGAACTCAATCGTTTCGGCGTGCCGTGGGTGCCAGTCATCGTTGCCACGGTCCTGCCGGTCATCGTGCTGGATGTGGGCGATTCGGTGGAGTCGCTCGCCAACCTTTACGCCATTGGTGTGGTGGGAGCCATCGCGCTGAACATTGGTTCGTGCGCATTTGCACGCGCGCTGCCGTTGGAGCGCCACGAGCGGCTGATCATGAAGGCGACGATGCTTATCCTGGCTGCCATCTGGCTGACCATCGCCTTCAGCAAACTGCACGCGTTGATTTTCGTCCTAGTTGTGCTGGCGGCGGGACTGGCCTTGCGCGAGGTGACGGCGCGTTACCATAGGGCGCGAGTTCCGGCCACCGTCCAACCGGTTCTGGCGACGGCCAACCCGGTGGCGAACAGCGAAGAGCCTTTCCTGGGTCGCACGCTGCTTGTGGCGGCGCGGGGCTGGACGCCAGCGGTGCAATTCGCCCTGGACGAAGCCCGCGCCCGCAGCGCGCATCTGCTCGTGCTTTATTGCCGCGAACTGGCGTTGCCGATCGACACCGGTGGCACCTGGGAAAACGATCCGGACGCCCGCGCCCTGTTCACCCGGCTTGAAGCCGAAACCCGGGGCATCAACGTTCACAAGCTTTACAGTGTGAGCGATTCACCGGCGGACACGATCATCGACATCGCGGCCACGTTCGGGGCGGACACAGTTGTGCTGGGCGGCAGCAAACGCGCCACGCTGGTGCATCTTCTCAAAGGCAACGTCGTAGCTCGCGTCGCAGCGAATCTGCCGGAACCGATGCGGCTCATCGTGGTCGGTTAA
- the dprA gene encoding DNA-protecting protein DprA, with protein MNPAEALVALNMIEHVGPVRVRQLLEHFGEAPAVLRASQSQLLQVRGIVEDTAEAIATWEKTIKLDEELKRISDFGCHILTQSDEDYPDLLRQIYDPPIVLYVKGKLSAKDKNAVAMVGSRMTTHYGVETARKLAYQLAYVGVTVVSGGARGIDTAAHQGALSGKGRTVAVLGTGINIIFPPENVELFERIADNGAIITQFPFNRNADKQSFPIRNRIVAGMTLGTIVVEANLTSGALITANMAVENGRQIFAVPGRIDSPRSKGCHELIKKGAKLCEGAEDVLSEFEYLFPASNRPPGASETGALPALTLSENEQRVYDALSNEESSTDEVIRRSGLPSSTVSVALLGLEMKRLIKQLPGKLFVRNQ; from the coding sequence ATGAATCCCGCTGAAGCCCTCGTGGCGCTGAACATGATCGAGCACGTCGGTCCGGTGCGCGTGCGGCAATTGCTCGAACATTTCGGCGAGGCGCCGGCGGTGTTGCGCGCTTCCCAATCCCAACTCCTCCAGGTGCGCGGCATCGTCGAGGACACCGCCGAGGCAATCGCGACCTGGGAAAAAACCATCAAACTCGATGAGGAGCTGAAACGGATCAGTGACTTTGGCTGTCACATTCTCACCCAATCAGACGAAGATTATCCGGACCTGTTGCGGCAGATCTACGATCCGCCCATTGTGCTCTACGTCAAAGGCAAACTGAGCGCCAAGGACAAGAACGCCGTGGCGATGGTTGGGTCGCGCATGACGACGCACTACGGCGTGGAGACGGCGCGCAAGCTGGCGTATCAACTGGCTTACGTCGGCGTGACCGTCGTCAGCGGCGGCGCGCGGGGGATTGACACGGCGGCGCATCAAGGCGCCTTGAGCGGCAAAGGACGGACGGTTGCGGTGTTGGGGACGGGCATCAACATCATTTTCCCACCGGAGAATGTGGAGTTGTTCGAGCGCATCGCCGACAACGGCGCCATCATCACGCAGTTTCCTTTCAATCGCAACGCGGACAAACAATCCTTCCCCATCCGCAACCGCATCGTGGCGGGCATGACGCTGGGCACGATTGTTGTTGAGGCGAACCTGACGAGCGGCGCGCTGATCACCGCGAACATGGCAGTGGAAAATGGCCGGCAGATATTCGCCGTGCCCGGCCGCATCGATTCGCCGCGCAGCAAAGGCTGTCACGAACTCATCAAGAAGGGAGCGAAGCTCTGTGAAGGCGCGGAGGACGTTTTGAGCGAGTTTGAATATCTCTTTCCCGCCAGCAATCGCCCACCGGGCGCGAGTGAAACCGGCGCGCTGCCTGCGCTCACGTTGTCCGAGAACGAACAGCGAGTCTATGACGCCCTGAGCAACGAGGAATCGAGCACCGACGAAGTGATCCGGCGCAGCGGCCTGCCCAGTTCCACGGTGTCCGTCGCGCTGCTCGGATTAGAGATGAAACGGTTGATCAAACAATTGCCGGGGAAGTTGTTTGTGCGAAATCAATGA